GGACCAAAGGGTTATGTGAAGGAGATTAATACTTGAGGGGTGTTAGTGTAATGTCTCAAACATGAGGGgtttttatgaaaactcaataaACCTCAGCGACGTGAGTGTAATTAAGCCCATAAAAATAGTCAATTCCAAAATACTTTTCAATGGCTTCTTATAACTTATAAGCGGTAGATTCAAGATTGTGATGGTGACTTGGGACTTTTTATCAATCCATTGCATTACGCATTCAAACTATCCCCTTATTCTAGTGTAAATTAAAGTAGTGTTATCGTTTGTATCAAACATGTTATAATTCACACCCTCCCGACTCTTGCTTCTCAAGGATGATCTCTTTGCCAACTTGATGTAAAAAATGTCTTCTTACATGGTTTTCTTCATGAAGCTGTTTATAAATTATATGCATCGGCTTTTGACTTTGTTGTGAAGATCTCTGTTATTGTCACTAATGGCTCTCTTTTCGCCAAATCAAATGGACTATCGTGACTCGTGAGTTAGTGTGTTCTTTACAGTACCCCACCATCTCATCCTGATTAGGTTTGTTGTAAACATACTTGCACAGTTTATGAGTGCTTCTTGCACCATCAATTTAGTTGCTGCCAAATGGATCATTCGTTATGTTAAAGTTGTTgataattagaaattttaggacAAAACTATGTGATATTTTGAATGGATTGAAGGGCCTTTTGGATTTTCtgggagagaaaagagaggagagaagTTTCCAAAAGTGCTCACTGCACATTTTACCGTTGCAGAATGGCTACAGCATATTCATTCATTCCAACATTCTTGATCCCCCAATCCCAGCCGCAATTACAAGCAAACACCATGTGAATATGACACATGGCGCTTACAAAGGCATATTAGTCATTCAAACGAAAACTGATCTAAGACCTACACTAGGCATACAAGCTCAAGTGATTACATTACaaactgaaaataaaaggaataatATGTAACATTTATCTAGATGCTTTGCTTACTAATCAAGAAATTAGTAAAGCAATTTAACTCTTAAAATTCCCTTGTAAATTGCTTACTGTTTTCACTTCAAGGAAGCCCTTGAGAAAGTTGAACCTGTCCTCGCCACCAATTATCGAAGGTTGTTGAAAGCCTTCCTCAGCCAAAGAAGTGAGGTCAACGGTTTTCGGCACCATACCTTGACGGCTATCGGAGCTACTTGTCGGTTTGGCCCTCTTCTTGGAAGCCTTGGTGTGGACCTTTTTTGGAATAACCTCCTCAggtttcttcctcttcttcttctcgggCTTAGAAGCACCTTTAGCAGTTTTTGGGTCCGAGAGCAACCTAACGATCTCAGTATCAACCCACTTTAGGTTTTGGATATGATAATTAGAGCAAGGGTTTATGATGGCATCCCTCCCATATATTATCTCCCTTTCATGGGCAATGAGCCATCTCCAGCTCCAATGTGCAAAAGGGATGACATGGAAACTCTACCGATGAGCTCAAGGCAACATGGATAGAGGTTCGTAATATCAATTTTGCAATCAAGATTACTAATAGGTATGTTGGGGACTTTCACCCCAAATATAGCTCATTCCTAATTGCCGTCGACAAGAAGGATATCTTCGTACCAATCTTTGTCATGCCCGGGCAAATCAGCAATATAAGCAGACCACCTTAGGTTAGATTGAGACTGAAAGTAGTACCGGGTTTCAATGCTCCTTCGCATTTTGTAAAGAATAAGAAACCCTGGAAAGCCCAGTTCAACTCCATACCAGTTGTTTAGACGCTCGAAACAAGTGAAAATGTGTAGGGAAAAGGGAATGAAATTGTAAAGGCTAATTTGATAGAATATTAGAATCTCCTTCAACTGAGGTGATAGAGGATACCTTAACCCCAAATCTAGATACCAGGGATGAATCCTGGTACAAGGGCGATTGGGGTGGAAGGTTTGGGGAGTTCACCAATTATGTCATGGTTATCCTCCCACCAGACTCTGCACCCATTCAACAAATGGGTGGGGTCGGCAAGGAAAACAACCTCCTCTTCCCTATTACAGACTCTGAACATGGGAGGATCAGAGTAAGTATTAAGGTTAGCCTGAGGAACGAGATGAACAGATGAAGTAGCGGCCATATCCTTGTTAGAAGAATCAATTTCTAAGGAAATATGACAGATAAGTTTGAACTGGAGAAAGGAACAATCAGTACGTTTTTGGGCAAACGAAAAAATTAAGGATTTGATAAGGAAATGAGAACAAATATGCGATAAGTATTTAAAAAGACATTTCAAATCACCTAGTGATTGAATACGGATCGATTCCTCTTGGGATCGGCAAATCTGATAGTTAAAATGTCACGTCCCGATCCAGACATATGTTCAAGATCGGCAAATCTTGACAAGCATGAAATTACTAAACTCAGGGCTACATAACAAACCCACACAACAATCAAGATTTCCaattcatccatcatataaatcactatgtttcACATAATACAGCAATTCATAGTATGCAACATCTCAAAGAACAGTCAATGAAGCACAATGTTATTCTCTAGTCCCATTGGTCAACGAgtctaatcataataataacaatcatatccaacatcattccacaatcactcCAATTAATCAGTCTTAAGAATCAGAGATGCACTATATTAACATTTAACTACATTAATCAATCAGTAAGATCGCATTTCAATAcacgaaatttaataaaggaattctacataattccctacctggattccaagtaataacatgataattctaatttataaaCATAACGTCGACTGTGAGCAATTCTTACCCACTCGAATCTAGGGTCTGACTAactttatggaaatgagcaagagtagggattccagaccactcaacggaatccaaccaAAATATGATCGCCTATcgaaatgtaccaagtacaactaatcctcaacacccctagaatgcgtatggtccatataccaagcagaaccatatgcaTAATCTCACCATGCAGGCAGTGATCACCTATGgcgaatataccaagcatgatcacccctgaataCGTACAGTCCCCAATCACAGATATACCAAGTAGGACCATATCCTAACTCTAGGTAATAATCACCCatcacggatataccaagcatgatcactcctagaatgcatatggtccccgatcgcggatataccaagcaaaacCATATGCATAGTCTAATAAGGTAGGCTGTGTTCACCCatcacggatataccaagcatgatcacccttaACAATCCCTCATCGCAGATATACTAAGCAGGACTATATCCTAtagctctaggtagtgatcacccatcatgAATATACAAAGCATAatcactcctagaatgcgtatggtcccctaTTGAGGATATACCAAAAAGAACCATAACCATAGTCTAATTGTGCAGGCAATGATCACCCATCACGAATATACCAAGCATTATCACCCTGAAAtacatatggtcccccatcgcgaatataccaagcaggaccatccatgtaccactgctacatggtgcaataaattcaacacacaacctaTCCATACCTTAACCCCTATGAGTTACAACGTAGTTACCTACACCATCAACTTCTCATGGCCACCAACTAATATGTCACACAAGCATATAAGTTCTACATAATACTTCTAATAGGATTCTAGGATCATATTGTCATAACATTTATCATACTTATCATTCACATTATTAAGaagataaataaacacatatatatcacaataTTACTTTCGATACACGTAAACCGATGTATATATTATATGGGATAACTCCCTAACCAATATAGGCCCACTAAGCCTTACATAGTCTCTAGTAATActgattttaatatttaagatcaATTTGTAGcatattgaccaaaagtcaagtCTCTGTCAAAGgtggggtccacaaccctatacAAGTCAATCTGGAACATCCGGCCATGGATTTCTGATATGTAACTTTCCAAGGGTCTCATTTATCTTCTAGAACAATAGTCTAAAATTTtggaacgatccaacggtccaatctccaccaattgctagaattaggtTGCTAtcaacgtttggttttacaaacttagaaattcaaGTCGGGAAGATCCATACGTTAGATTCCCAATCCGTCAGTTCCTAtagtcctcaaatattacgtactataacatattaaagtttggtaacgatccaacagtcggatcgtcAAATCATTAAATGGCCAAGTGGCGTAATATTCTATACTAGGTTCAACTATTGAACTATATCAAACGGTTATCAAATTTGAAATCAGAACATCGAATTTAACTTAAAAAGGCTCGTGCCGCTACACAAGCCGGTAGGTGGCTGTTTCCAGCGAACATTTTTCATACCTGGGCTGAAGCCTAATTCGGCTGAGAAGTGGCCGGAAAATCCCTCGAATGTCTGAAATCCCGAAAAGGGTGAGCTTTGATTCGTCACCAAAATGAACTTCACCACCTCATCCAATTCTTGGGCGTTGCTCCTGGGGTTGAGAGGagtcttttggtggtggtccTCGACGATGAAGCTTGCCAGAGTGGCGAATCTCCTCTGTGGGTGCCGGAGAAGACAACGATTATTCATCATGAAATCGTGTCCAATCACCGTAGAgtttgggtggaaatggaagcTCAAATGAGGTTGAGTAGATTGCAGGTGGTGGCGAGCCTTAAATCGCTGAAAAAAATGCTAGAATTGGGGTCGAAAATTATGAAGAAACCTAGTTGGGGAACCGGGTCATGGGGTCAAAGGCTTTGAGATCTGGTTCATCTCCTTCCCTCATTTCCCCTCATTCCCTTCCTCCTTGATTGGGTAATTTCACACCTCTTTTCCCTTCTCATCTTTCCATCACTACCACACACGTGGCTTCATCCTAGCCATTCCTGCTCCAACAAATATGGAGCCTtccaaatttaataattaaatgaccATTTTTCCCTTGACTTTGTTCGTTAATAActccttcgttataactccaatttACGTTATGTTTGCGCCCACACGTTTGTATCGATACATACTATCCAGATATGCAAAtaaatctaaaaaaattatgCAAATATCAAGTACATCCACAAAGAATCTCGTTTAACAAAATATGGGCAATTTCATCCTTTTACTTATCGAATAAAAATTTTATACACCGTAAATATAAACGCCTCGAAACTACGAATATGAATACTACATATAAGATACGtaattttaaatagtgaaattcGGGAACAGGGTTTCATATAAAACATCAGTGAAGAGTATCAAaggtaatttcttatttttcgtGCACATGTAACAACACACAAAGTTTCATCATTACAGACTTATGGCATGGTATTCAAAACGCCTCCACTTCATCGCAAAAAATCGAACCACCACACAAAGTTTGAAGAACAAATGGTACGTATTCCAGCTTACTCCGTAAGGTGTGGTCTTTGGATAACTATCCATCCTCAAGGGGAACATTTTGCCTTTTCGATACATAGTTAGGGCAATTGTGGGACCATAATTTTCTGGGGCCGGAGTAAGGCTGATCTGAATATTGTTACTTTAGAAATCTGGTCATGGACTCAACAGCTCCGAGTGGAGTTGGATCAGATAAAGCAGCAGTGCCACCATAACTCTGCTCGTAGGCAATAGGCAAAGTTCGAGCGATTTCGCTAGATGACTTTGCTTGTTCCACAAGACATGAGATCTAATCTGGATATGGACACAATCAAATTCCTTATAAGTCTTGGagttcctacaatctaggaattGTCGTGCGCCATAAGTAACCATAACTCCTAAGAGGGTGTAATATCTACTTCTAGATTTCCTCTAGAATTCTCCCGACTTAAAATAAGGATTCTATCCTTAAAAAGTCTATCTCTGTACGGTATAAATACACACATATAAGGTTCGTCTCTGGTAACAGAATCTCAATACTCTAATTCTCTTGCCCGCTGCTTGAATCTAAAAATTGCTTATTAACTTAACCATCTAAGAGCCTTTTTGCTAGCACACCCCCTGGGTCTTAAACTTGCATATGATTGTTCACTGTTTTGCAAATTGCTCGAGTTTGTGCCTCCACTATGCGCGACATTGTGCAAATTTGGTTTCAACActtagtaaaaaaaattaactcttAACAAAAGCAAAtttggttttaaattttttaatttatttcacGACAAACAAGACGTTGCTTCATGCTAGTTTATTTCCTACTCATCTCTCCCCAAAACTCAGATACTCCGCAACCTTTACAAGCTTGCCCTCGCGACCAAGTAATCCTCAGCATAGGTTTGGGGATGAAGAAAAAGGCTCAGCAGGGACCAATGATATGCCTATCAGACCGATTTGCTTCTTCCTTTATATCCGTTTGTTCAAAGTCGGAGCGATGGTGGTGTGTGAGACTCAAGAGTTCTCCGTCTTCGATTTCCAAGAATTCAAAATTCTTCATCCATGGAGTTTGCCGTTGAAAATGTTCCCAACTCCATTTCTGTCTTGTTTTTCCCTATTCTTGCTTGAAAGCATTGCAGCCAATAAAGATTTTATTTGTGGTTTTCTGGAAAATTGATGGATGAATTCTTGAGTATGAGAAGTCTTTTGCACTTGTGGGTAATttgagttgaatatcagagtgcgtaACAAACAATACTAACAAAGTAAAAGAAATATTATTGATAtcaaacgagaatgccgaaacggctacaaaaccctaagagactacattgtgaatgacttgatttctaatgaataacaaaacactctatttataataaactaaccctaaaccctaatgctaacgggctaagcccagaaaaccaaacattaaagtaaacctaaatactaatattttccaacaccccccgtcaaactcatggcggtatacaacatgagtttgcaaacaagcagatgtggatgcaagctcCATTAGGCGGACAAGACAAGACAAAGCGAACAAGCGAGCAAACAAACGAACGAACAAACGAGCAAACAAACGAACGAACAAACGAGTAAGCAATTTCCATACTACCAACTCCAATCCTCGCGGGCATCTTCTTCAAACGTTGAAGAAGCGGGTGGatgcaattcaacaaattcCAGTGCTAATGCCAATGCCGATTCTGATgccgaacaaacaaacaaaaaattcaaccaaatataccatatttctttctttcttctcttttcttctggGCGAAACCGATTGCAGCAAACAAGGCTTGCAAAACCAATTGCAGCAAGCTTCAAAACTTCTAGTGCAAAGTCAACTTGCAGAAGGGGACTTCATTGGGTTGTGACAGATCCGACTGGTAGGAGTCGGTGCGGGTACCGTGAACAGGTGGTAGCAGCGGAGATGGTGGTGCGGGTTATCTGGACATATTGCAGTGCGGTGGTGGTGACAAGAACGGCTTCGACTACGGATGAGCGGAAGACGACGGACGAAACTAATACCCAGTAAACTGACAAACAAAACTGATACAAACAAATTGACACTAATCAAGAACAGATTAAATCCCAaaggatcaaacctgctctgataccaagttgaatatcagagtgcgtaACAAACAATACTAACAAAGTAAAAGAAATATTATTGATAtcaaacgagaatgccgaaacggctacaaaaccctaagagactacattgtgaatgacttgatttctaatgaataacaaaacactctatttataataaactaaccctaaaccctaatgctaacgggctaagcccagaaaaccaaacattaaagtaaacctaaatactaatattttccaacaatttgATGGGTTGATCTTTGGTTAATCCTTTGGTTGTTGGAATGGGAAGGAAAAAAcgaaagaaaactaataaaaatgatttgaaaactttgagttttaacaataaggacaaaataaagggtaaagtgaatagtactagagttgattttttagtgtaaaaatatggtttttttgttaaagtgaacagtacttggagcttttcgttaaagttccaaaaaaagaaaggaaaactaatgaaaagggcttgaaaactttgagtcttaatgataaggacaaaataaagagtaaagtgaatagtactaggattgactttttagtgtcaaagtgtggtttttcgttaaaatgaacagtatcgggagtttttcgttaaaattctcaaaaaagaATGCATAGGTTAGAAGGCTGGAGAACGAGAACGGCTGAAATAAGGAaactaattttaaataattttgggCTGTAGGATGTGTGCTGAAGGGTCAGGATAAATTGATCCTCACAGGACCCTTAGAGAAGGATCCAgagagaggatcctggtcctcTAGTATGGCTATCTTGTCTACTTGGGTTTTAATCTTATTTTTTGGTGATTCAAAAGGAGGCAAATTCTCTGCTTTCTCACTTCCCATACACTTCCATCATctcctatttgtgcggtcacggttaagccacgtcaatatttgatattactattactttttgtcttattatctctataaaaaaaaaagtaaaataaaatcttgacgtagtttaaccgtgaccgcacaaataggaggAGGATGAAAGTGTATGGGAAGTGGGGGAGCATGGATTCAAAGAGCAGCTTACTTTAATGTTGAACCTAATACTGATCTCTTGCTcacgagaaattttttaattttgacgggaacatggatgatacattacgtgtttttatgcaagtggtggaaaattttaatctttaagttattaaccttttaacatacATAACCTACCATTTATATAGAGACACGTGATATATCACCTCGTgtgacggtcacactgaaaaatctctctttcCTCACGCCTATGCTGAAGCCTGAAACTATATGGCTTTATTACATGCTCCATGAGCTTGACGTCGTCCTTACCTTTCATGTGTTTATGTACTATGACAACCTTAATGCTACACTTTACATTGCTGCCAATCCAGTTTATGGATTCAACAAGGAGTCCAACTTATATGCTACTTGAACTTGACGTCACCCTTACCTTTCATATGTTTATGTACTATGACAATCTTAATGCTGCTAATTACATGGCTGCCAATCCAGTTTAGGCTCTAGAATAATGAGCGTGTGATTAAAATGCATAATGGGTTCATTAGAATCATACAAGGAATCTACAAGTCATAGACAGAATGTTTAATACAAAGTTGTCCatattttatggtaaaacaaagATTGTAATCCATCATATTTAAAGGAaactaaaaatattaatatctagTTCTATACCTGGGCCAACTCCTTAGGACTTAAAACCATATTTTAGTTGGGGTCTTGTGTGAGGGGATGACTCATATGAAACAGATACTATTGTGGCCTCTCATTCTAATAAGACTATGACATGAGGAAGGTTTTCAACACATAACAATGTATTGTTGGACCATGATGCCCGTATCAGTAAACTAGTTTTTCATAAAAGTTGATGTCCCTGTGCAGTGCAAAATTTATAGGGCAAAGCCCTTTTCACATGGATGCAGCTGCCACAAGCATTATTGTCCTCAAATAATTGCTTTCTTCCAAATCTTTCCATGATTTATGCATTAGTTGCTTGCAACTCATATCTTTTGTCTCTTTCTTTTATCCCTTCATTATGTTCAAGGTATTCCTTTTCAAAAAAGTGACACTCAAATTACACCTAAAGATCAAAACGCGCTTTAATAACCATTACCTATTATTTTACTAGCTTTACATGGATCCAAGGTAAGGAACAAAAAAGTGTTGGTTTTGATGCCAATAGGATTTAAAGGTTAGACCTCTTCCATTCATACTATCCTTTGTATAGTAAAATAATTTGGCCTTATGGCTTTTGCTACTCCTAGCTTTCGTTACCCTACCCCTTGATATATAGTTTGAGATATATCTTTCTTGTCTTGCTAAATCTTGTTTCCAAAATGGCACTTAGCAACAATGTCATCGGAGCCATCAACTTCGTTGCGATGCTCCTCTCAATCCCAATCATTGGTGCAGGAATTTGGCTAGCAACAGAGCCAGACAATTCTTGTGTAAAGCTTTTACAATGGCCTGTCATAATTTTAGGCATCTTGTTCCTGGTTGTGGCCATTGCAGGCTTTGTGGGAGCGTTTTGGAGGATCCCATGGCTCCTTATCTCTTACCTCATTGCCATGCTGGTTCTTATAATCTTGCTTGCTGCTCTGGTGGTTTTCATCTACATGGTCACCATTAGAGGCTCTGGCCACCTCGAACCGAGCCGGTCTTACTTGGAATATCGTCTTGATGATTACTCCGGTTGGCTTCGCCGTAGAGTTCGAAACCCTTTTAAGTGGGCACGCATAAGAGCTTGTCTTAGCTCAACAAATATGTGTGATGAGTTGAATCAGAGATATCGCATGGCTCAAGATTTTTTTAACGCGCACATTACCCCCTTACAGGTAAATATTGTTCTGTCATTTCTTCCAAcatcaatttatttttatttattcacttgTTTTTCTTTATAGGGATCGGATGTGAATTCcccaatttattattttttttaatgaagcaCGTTGTTACGTGTTTTTAATCCATAAAAAGGTGTAGTAGAGAGTACATTCTTGCTatttgcgttttttttttttttttgttgggcttatagaatttatttatttattcaaggtcaaatttgaaaatttggtagattaatttttttgtagttGGGCATAGAGATAAGAAAGTTGAATTcaaataaattttctttttctgtaatTTATTGTACCATTTTTTGTggcaagaaaaaaattaattgcaacatttcttttcttttttcaaatccAATGCGTTGGAAATCCCACATTGGAGGTTTGACAAAACAAATTATGATTTATATACAAATGGTTTCATTATTAATTATGACATAGGCCTTTTAGGTTAAAGCCTTACACCTCTTAGGCTACAAGTGATTAAGCTAAAAAAAATATCAGCGTTAACCATTTTGACCGTGTCTCACATTATTGGATTCTCAAAATCTACCGCTTGCCTGTcttgttcctttcttttctatattttgttttctttttcaaatactACTATAATTTTCAGCTCTTCAAATTAatattagttttcatttatgTTTGATTCTTGTAAGTggaaggtcttaggttcgattcttgttaaaaacaaatttgaatcacattattactagcacATTGTGAGGCTTGACCCACTCCTCCACCCTTTAATGTCGATCATATcctttgtttaaaaaaaaaaaaaaattaagagtgtttgataaccatttcagcAAAACAAACCCACTTTACTCTTTCATTTGAGagattcttctttttttcacaAATCCTCACAGATCTCTTTATGCTTTATTCCTTGTGGTGAAGCTTCTTCctttttctaatttaattttttatctttaCAGTCAGGATGCTGTAAGCCACCCACACAATGTGGGTACACGTTCGTGAATCCAACGTACTGGATAAGTCCCATAAACAACGCAGCCGACATGGATTGCCTGCAATGGAGCAACGACCAGACCCAACTTTGCTTCAACTGCGATTCCTGCAAAGCTGGATTACTTGCTAATCTCAAGAAAGAATGGAGAAGAACCAACATTATATTGCTCATCACTCTTATTGCTCTCGTTGCCGTTTATTTGATAGGCTGCTGTGCCTTTAGGAATGCCAAAACCGAAGACCTTTTCCGCAAATACAAGCAAGGCTATA
The nucleotide sequence above comes from Malus sylvestris chromosome 16, drMalSylv7.2, whole genome shotgun sequence. Encoded proteins:
- the LOC126606348 gene encoding protein TORNADO 2-like translates to MALSNNVIGAINFVAMLLSIPIIGAGIWLATEPDNSCVKLLQWPVIILGILFLVVAIAGFVGAFWRIPWLLISYLIAMLVLIILLAALVVFIYMVTIRGSGHLEPSRSYLEYRLDDYSGWLRRRVRNPFKWARIRACLSSTNMCDELNQRYRMAQDFFNAHITPLQSGCCKPPTQCGYTFVNPTYWISPINNAADMDCLQWSNDQTQLCFNCDSCKAGLLANLKKEWRRTNIILLITLIALVAVYLIGCCAFRNAKTEDLFRKYKQGYT